The Streptomyces luteogriseus genome includes a window with the following:
- a CDS encoding PP2C family protein-serine/threonine phosphatase: MSRHREGHGPLVPHARAGRRDVVRRQELLRVRGRSVAWVPPLLLLVAIAVADYHTIGEFRMISWIVLVPAIAASICGVWGTALFAVLSLVTYVVADSTWPHEYRAGRADFVLVALGGILATLACAIRVRDEYRALHMSDVTDTVRRTVLRPLPPGWGGLDHAGVYLTADAHARVGGDFYDIQPGPHGTRVLVGDVQGKGLGAVEAAAALLGTFREAAYHERELVTVGERLETRMMRHRGHTVALGRSDGDRFATAVLLAFPDDDREAVDVLLFGHEPPLAVGPGGVRTLSAAPGLPLGFRGLAPGPPQVRRWRVSADETLLLVTDGVTEARDGTGAFYPLADEVRRAVAEDPGTAEPARLAAFVRDGTLRQCGGRLADDTTVFAVRRRDGREAPEGGRLRS, from the coding sequence GTGAGCCGCCACCGCGAGGGGCACGGCCCGCTCGTCCCGCACGCGCGGGCCGGGCGCCGCGACGTCGTGCGGCGCCAGGAACTGCTGCGGGTGCGGGGCCGCAGCGTGGCCTGGGTGCCGCCGTTGCTGCTGCTCGTCGCCATCGCCGTGGCCGACTACCACACCATCGGCGAGTTCCGCATGATCTCCTGGATCGTGCTGGTACCCGCCATCGCCGCCTCGATCTGCGGGGTGTGGGGCACGGCCCTCTTCGCGGTCCTCTCCCTGGTGACGTACGTCGTCGCCGACAGCACCTGGCCGCACGAATACCGGGCCGGCCGCGCCGACTTCGTCCTCGTCGCCCTCGGCGGCATCCTCGCCACCCTGGCCTGTGCGATCCGCGTGCGGGACGAGTACCGCGCGCTGCACATGAGCGACGTCACCGACACCGTCCGCCGCACCGTGCTGCGCCCGCTGCCACCCGGCTGGGGCGGCCTCGACCACGCCGGTGTCTACCTCACCGCCGACGCCCACGCCCGCGTCGGCGGCGACTTCTACGACATCCAGCCCGGCCCGCACGGCACCCGCGTGCTGGTCGGCGACGTGCAGGGCAAGGGCCTGGGGGCGGTGGAGGCGGCGGCCGCGCTGCTCGGCACGTTCCGTGAGGCCGCGTACCACGAGAGGGAGCTGGTCACGGTCGGCGAGCGGCTGGAGACGCGGATGATGCGGCACCGCGGGCACACCGTCGCCCTCGGCCGCTCCGACGGCGACCGGTTCGCCACGGCCGTCCTGCTCGCCTTCCCCGACGACGACCGGGAGGCGGTGGACGTCCTGCTGTTCGGCCACGAGCCGCCGCTCGCCGTCGGGCCGGGCGGGGTGCGCACCCTGTCGGCGGCGCCCGGGCTGCCGCTCGGCTTCCGGGGGCTCGCGCCCGGACCGCCGCAGGTCCGGCGGTGGCGGGTCTCCGCCGACGAGACGCTGCTGCTGGTGACGGACGGCGTGACCGAGGCCCGCGACGGCACCGGCGCGTTCTACCCGCTCGCCGACGAGGTGAGACGGGCCGTCGCCGAGGACCCCGGAACCGCCGAACCGGCCCGCCTCGCCGCCTTCGTACGGGACGGCACACTGCGGCAATGCGGCGGGCGCCTGGCCGACGACACCACGGTGTTCGCCGTCCGCAGGAGAGACGGGCGCGAAGCCCCCGAAGGCGGACGTTTGCGGTCCTGA
- a CDS encoding aminotransferase-like domain-containing protein translates to MSDYRRIADRIADDIATGRLRPGQRLPPQRAFARRRGIAPSTAGRVYGELVRRGLVVGEVGRGTFVRAAPAGPAGQALIEPGPAAAPVNLELNYPVTPGQPELLAPVLAPLLRPDVLAEALLPAAATGTEAAREAAATLLTTPGWRPAPERLLFTGNARQAIAAVLASLVRPGGRVGVEQLTYPLVKEIAARLGITLVPLAGDASGLLPPAVAAAHRSAPLSALYVQPTLHNPTSLTTSRPRLLQLAQLVHDLNLPVVEDRIWSFLREPGDPLAVHAPALTHVVDGLSKRVAPGLTAGFLVVPPHRVDAVARAVRSGGWSAGRFALEAAVRWAGEGTVARLVAAKRADAARRQRILAEELAGFAVRSDPGAYFAWWELPAPWRADTFTAAAAAHGIAVTPGPAFAVAPGHTPDAVRLGLASAPEPDLRRALRTLAHVAARRAGDRTGP, encoded by the coding sequence ATGAGTGACTACCGGCGCATCGCCGACCGCATCGCCGACGACATCGCCACCGGCCGGCTGCGGCCCGGGCAACGGCTGCCGCCGCAGCGGGCGTTCGCACGACGGCGCGGCATCGCACCGTCGACCGCCGGGCGGGTGTACGGCGAACTCGTGCGGCGCGGGCTGGTCGTCGGAGAGGTCGGGCGCGGCACCTTCGTACGGGCCGCACCGGCCGGCCCGGCGGGGCAGGCGCTCATCGAGCCCGGGCCGGCCGCCGCGCCCGTCAACCTGGAGCTCAATTACCCGGTCACGCCCGGCCAGCCGGAGCTGCTCGCCCCCGTCCTCGCGCCGCTGCTGCGCCCCGACGTGCTCGCCGAGGCGCTGTTACCGGCCGCCGCCACCGGCACCGAGGCCGCCCGGGAGGCCGCGGCCACCCTGCTCACCACCCCGGGCTGGCGCCCCGCCCCCGAGCGGCTGCTGTTCACCGGCAACGCCCGGCAGGCCATCGCCGCCGTACTGGCATCGCTGGTCCGGCCGGGCGGCCGGGTCGGGGTGGAGCAGCTGACGTATCCGCTGGTCAAGGAGATCGCGGCGCGGCTCGGCATCACGCTGGTGCCGCTGGCCGGGGACGCGTCCGGGCTGCTCCCGCCGGCCGTGGCGGCCGCGCACCGCTCGGCTCCGCTGTCCGCCCTCTACGTGCAGCCGACGCTGCACAACCCGACGTCCCTGACGACGAGCCGGCCGCGGCTGCTGCAACTCGCCCAGCTGGTCCACGACCTGAACCTGCCGGTGGTGGAGGACCGCATCTGGTCCTTCCTCCGGGAGCCGGGTGATCCGCTCGCCGTGCACGCCCCGGCCCTCACCCACGTCGTCGACGGGCTCTCCAAGCGGGTCGCCCCGGGGCTCACCGCCGGGTTCCTCGTCGTGCCGCCGCACCGGGTCGACGCCGTGGCCCGGGCGGTGCGGTCGGGCGGCTGGAGCGCGGGGCGGTTCGCGCTGGAGGCGGCCGTGCGGTGGGCCGGGGAGGGGACGGTGGCGCGGCTGGTGGCGGCCAAGCGGGCGGACGCGGCACGACGGCAGCGGATCCTCGCCGAGGAACTGGCGGGCTTCGCCGTACGGTCCGACCCGGGTGCCTACTTCGCCTGGTGGGAGCTGCCCGCGCCGTGGCGCGCCGACACCTTCACGGCCGCCGCCGCGGCGCACGGCATCGCCGTCACACCCGGCCCCGCCTTCGCCGTCGCCCCCGGGCACACGCCCGACGCCGTCAGGCTCGGGCTCGCGTCGGCGCCGGAACCGGATCTGCGACGGGCACTGCGGACCCTGGCGCATGTCGCCGCGCGACGAGCCGGGGACCGTACCGGCCCGTGA